The following proteins are encoded in a genomic region of Blastopirellula marina:
- a CDS encoding GspE/PulE family protein translates to MQLSELHQRLLSHDVSAETYAEKVVDTLLDGAVKLQASDVHLQPTAEGFLVKVRIDGVLQRLGMVKHGQKTDIAARLKIMAGLLTYRTDIPQEGRVGEMSFGQEVRVSTFPALHGERVVIRILWQQVELQQLGDLRLPPVISHDLIGLLSESSGMILVAGPAGSGKSTTAYACLRHINAQGEGARSIVTLEDPIESEIPGISQSNIRPNTTFDFAAGLRSLMRQDPEVILVGEIRDPETAETAMQASLTGQLVLSTFHSGSAAESVRRLIDMGIPPYMIQSGLLGVLHQRLVRKLCHCAVACDNDNRFGFQILGMKQPAGCPDCRGTGYLGRTLLAEWLVPHKHRLAKLALDAATSAQIEDWAVRAGMQTRWPEAEELLSSGVTSPAEIRRVLGFRDDPSQHKDD, encoded by the coding sequence ATGCAACTTTCAGAACTTCACCAACGTCTGCTCAGCCACGATGTTTCCGCAGAAACGTATGCCGAGAAGGTTGTCGACACTTTACTCGACGGCGCAGTCAAGCTTCAGGCTAGTGACGTTCACCTGCAGCCAACTGCTGAGGGTTTTCTGGTTAAGGTTCGGATCGATGGCGTACTGCAACGGCTTGGCATGGTAAAGCACGGCCAGAAAACGGACATCGCAGCACGGCTCAAGATCATGGCAGGGCTGTTGACCTATCGAACCGATATCCCGCAAGAAGGTCGCGTCGGTGAAATGTCGTTCGGGCAAGAGGTGCGTGTGAGCACTTTTCCTGCCTTGCATGGTGAGCGTGTTGTCATCCGAATTTTGTGGCAGCAAGTCGAACTGCAACAGTTGGGTGATCTCCGACTGCCCCCGGTGATTTCACACGATCTGATAGGACTGCTAAGTGAATCGTCTGGAATGATCTTAGTCGCCGGCCCGGCTGGTAGTGGAAAATCGACGACCGCGTATGCTTGCTTGCGGCATATTAATGCGCAGGGCGAAGGAGCACGCAGTATCGTCACACTGGAAGATCCGATCGAATCCGAGATCCCTGGTATTTCGCAAAGCAATATTCGCCCCAATACAACTTTCGATTTTGCGGCTGGCCTGCGAAGCCTCATGCGGCAAGATCCGGAAGTCATCCTCGTTGGGGAAATCCGCGATCCCGAGACGGCTGAGACAGCCATGCAGGCCAGCCTGACCGGGCAGTTGGTTCTCAGTACGTTTCATAGTGGTAGTGCGGCAGAAAGCGTCCGCCGCCTGATCGATATGGGAATTCCTCCCTACATGATTCAAAGCGGTCTATTAGGCGTGCTGCACCAGCGTTTGGTTCGCAAGCTTTGCCACTGTGCGGTCGCATGCGATAACGACAACCGCTTTGGCTTTCAGATTCTGGGAATGAAGCAACCAGCCGGCTGCCCCGACTGCCGTGGCACCGGCTATCTTGGTCGAACTCTTTTGGCTGAGTGGCTTGTCCCACATAAGCATCGCCTGGCCAAGCTGGCCTTAGACGCGGCAACTTCCGCTCAGATCGAAGACTGGGCCGTCCGCGCCGGGATGCAGACCCGATGGCCAGAAG
- a CDS encoding undecaprenyl-diphosphate phosphatase yields the protein MELPVWQIILLAVVQGIAEFLPISSSGHLVVLATLLGADAETFDLIELNIVLHAGTLGSILVVYRKQLYEALTKDWRILFLLAIATIPAVIAAILLKVTDADAMLESPLVAGVCLLFTGAILLLSQKLNQTEESYAETSWWQAWWIGCAQAMAILPGISRSGSTICSGQALGLSREGAATFSFLMAVPAILGAITLETAKKLGESGESEGGMPAWLLLLGAVVSFAVGWASLVLLLKMVQRGRLHWFAWWCFAVGLFVIIWQTTIG from the coding sequence GTGGAACTACCTGTCTGGCAGATCATTCTGCTTGCTGTTGTGCAAGGAATTGCTGAGTTCCTGCCGATCAGTTCATCGGGTCACTTGGTCGTACTGGCCACACTGCTAGGTGCCGACGCAGAAACATTTGACTTGATCGAACTGAACATCGTGTTGCACGCGGGCACGCTTGGCTCGATCTTGGTTGTCTATCGCAAGCAACTTTATGAAGCATTGACCAAGGATTGGCGAATTTTGTTTCTCTTGGCTATCGCGACCATCCCAGCGGTGATTGCGGCAATCTTGCTGAAAGTAACAGATGCTGATGCGATGCTCGAATCTCCTTTGGTGGCTGGCGTTTGCCTGCTATTCACCGGGGCGATTCTCTTGCTTTCACAGAAGTTAAACCAGACGGAGGAATCGTACGCTGAGACTTCCTGGTGGCAGGCCTGGTGGATTGGCTGCGCACAGGCCATGGCCATTTTGCCGGGTATTTCACGTAGTGGTTCCACCATTTGTAGCGGGCAAGCGTTGGGCCTTTCACGCGAAGGCGCGGCGACGTTTTCATTCTTAATGGCCGTACCTGCGATCTTGGGGGCTATCACCTTGGAGACGGCCAAGAAGCTGGGAGAATCAGGCGAGTCAGAAGGCGGGATGCCCGCTTGGCTCTTGCTGTTAGGCGCCGTGGTTAGCTTTGCTGTTGGCTGGGCCTCCCTCGTCTTGCTCTTGAAGATGGTCCAACGTGGACGACTACACTGGTTCGCTTGGTGGTGTTTCGCCGTCGGCTTGTTTGTCATCATTTGGCAGACGACGATAGGATAA
- a CDS encoding sigma-70 family RNA polymerase sigma factor, translating to MWPETDKTQQLLEGARNGDTSARDALLQRHRDSLRRMIEMRLDRRIQQRVDASDIVQEVLVDANRRLVDYLENPKMPFHLWLRHMAKDRIIDAHRRHRVSGKRSVDREQNMNVGFNMDQSSVDLAAQLCDQNATPGAAATMQELHVRFQAAIEELEDQDREVVIMRHFEQLSNQDVAAALDLTPAAASMRYLRAIRRLRSLLGPTANDE from the coding sequence ATGTGGCCTGAGACCGACAAGACGCAGCAATTACTCGAAGGTGCCCGAAACGGGGACACTTCGGCCCGTGATGCCCTTCTACAGCGGCATCGAGACTCGCTTCGACGGATGATCGAAATGCGACTGGATCGTCGTATCCAGCAGCGTGTCGACGCCAGCGACATCGTCCAGGAGGTGCTCGTCGATGCCAATCGACGGCTAGTCGACTACTTGGAAAATCCGAAAATGCCGTTTCATCTTTGGCTCCGACATATGGCCAAAGATCGCATTATCGACGCCCATCGTCGTCATCGGGTTAGCGGAAAGCGAAGTGTCGACCGCGAGCAAAACATGAATGTTGGTTTTAATATGGACCAATCTTCGGTTGATCTGGCGGCCCAGCTTTGTGATCAGAACGCGACGCCCGGGGCAGCTGCTACCATGCAGGAATTGCACGTTCGCTTTCAGGCCGCGATTGAGGAGCTGGAAGATCAAGATCGCGAGGTGGTGATCATGAGACACTTCGAACAACTCTCGAATCAGGATGTTGCTGCGGCGCTTGATCTGACACCGGCAGCGGCCAGTATGCGGTACTTGCGTGCGATTCGCCGTCTGCGATCCTTACTGGGACCAACGGCTAACGACGAGTAG
- a CDS encoding RNA polymerase sigma factor: protein MLETHFSGLHGELLGTLYHLLGNMEDAHDALQETFIKCWRNREQLPEIENVRAWIFRIAVNTGRDMRMTAWRRKRQALGDEEHSVPSGEATPAHHAQRSEQMEHLRIAVSQLRDEEREVFLLRQNGDLTYEAIAEALSIPLGTVKTRMRMALANLRQHLAPAETPRKNPL from the coding sequence ATGCTGGAGACCCATTTTTCGGGCCTTCATGGGGAACTATTGGGCACGCTGTACCATTTGTTAGGCAATATGGAAGATGCTCACGATGCCCTACAAGAGACGTTTATCAAATGTTGGCGCAACCGAGAACAACTACCCGAAATTGAAAATGTCCGGGCATGGATCTTTCGCATTGCCGTGAATACCGGCCGTGATATGCGGATGACCGCCTGGCGGCGTAAGCGACAAGCGTTGGGAGACGAAGAACATTCGGTACCCAGCGGCGAAGCTACGCCAGCCCACCATGCTCAAAGGTCGGAACAGATGGAACACTTACGGATTGCCGTATCGCAGCTCCGTGACGAAGAACGGGAAGTATTCCTGCTTCGTCAGAATGGAGACCTTACGTACGAAGCGATCGCCGAAGCACTTTCCATCCCTTTGGGCACCGTCAAAACACGCATGCGTATGGCCTTGGCCAACCTGAGACAACACCTAGCCCCAGCCGAAACCCCACGGAAGAATCCTTTATAA